The DNA segment CCTAGTTTTGCCGCTAGGAAACACATGCAATTAGTATCTTTCAGATCATCTTTTGTGTGTTAAACTAGGAAGTAAAAATATTGACGCCCTTGCGTTGCCAGGAACCGAACCATGCTATCGAtacaagtgccctaccactgagctgtgtcttcattttatagttttcattttgagacagagccgCACTGAGTTATCCCggccagctttgaactcatgTTGTAGGCCAGACAAGCCTTTGAACTTGTTTGTGATCGATCCCTCAGCTACCTCCAGAGTAGCTGAGATAACAGGCCTGCTCCACAAAGCTCAGCTCTGCTTTTTATCTGAGGTTAATTACTGGGTACTGTATTTAAAAGTTCAACTGTGAAACCTCGGATGATCACATTTTGGAGGCCAGGGAAATGTTTAGAGTGGCTACTGCTGCCATTGCTTTAGATCCGTTGTCATAGTTAAATGTGGCTTCAACCCCTGCAAATCAAGGCCCCCCATCTTGTGCTTTGGTAGGTAGTTAAAATTTCAAGAGGCATGAAAATTCAGTGGACCATGTCTGTTGATTTGAacgaactattaaaaaaaaaaaacaaaaaaccacggAGCTGAAGCTGCTTCTTAAGAGGCTAAGTCCCCACTTTAGAGCAGGGTAGAGAGGCCCACGAGAGACCCTTGGGAAAGAAGCAGGGGAATAAGGAGTAGATGCCTGGCCAAAGGCTGCAAAACCCAAACCACAGACCTCCAACCTGGAGTTGGAGAGCACCATTACCAAATTTGCAATTTGATTATATGAAATTATTTCGTAAGTATTTTCAACCTTCAATTAATCAGAATAATTACCTTTGGAACGCTTTCTATATTAGCACATTTTTTAAGATGTTAGAAAACTACTACTAAGCTTAAGAAAAGTTGTAATTCTAGAATGTATATTGTTCCCAATATGTGATGTGAAAACACTTATTTTTGGTAGTAAATTTGGCTCATGTAAGCATGCATTGATAAGCTAGGGGATTCTTGGTATGTGATGTAGCTAGTTTTCAAGGGGAGAGATCAAGTTGACATCTTTTGAAACAGCTGAACCCCACACTGCCCTGTGTGCATAGCAACTCACCTTATCTATTGGCTAGACagttctgttgtttttttaagatttaaatttttttgagtgTTTTCCTTGATTGTATATGTGGATCCTATGTGCCTGGCGCCTTCAGAAGTCAAAAGAGGATGACaacccctggaactgcagttacagatggctcagtcaccatgtggatgctgggaattgaacctgggtcctctgcaagagtatcaagtactcttacccactgagccatctctagcccctggCTACATAGTTAATTCACATAATTCTGCTTGGAGTCTACATTGTTTTTTGTAGAATTGTTAAGTTAAATGAAGTCATGTGTTGAACCACACTGGTACCCTTTGATGTTCTACGTTCTGAAGATCAATCATTGATCAGATTCTAATAGGGTTAGAGGAGGAGCCAACCAACAAGCCAAAACTGGGTACTGCCCCATTAACAACAGTTTACTGATTCCTTGCAAATACCACACTTGCTTATGATAGAATTTTTCACACGATGGAATTGATAACTGGGTTTTTTCACTTTCATGAAAATAGTTGTCTGGTAACATaaatggcttctgcatcagtccCACAAACAAGACAGGGACCTAAAACATCCAAACTGTTTACAGACAGAGTCCTGCTGGGAAGCAAGCTTGTGATTTCAATTCGGTCTTTGGCAGGATCTGTGCTGAGCCAGGAACTTATTAGAGACTGGTGAACACTGGCCTGGTTACTTATACTATGAGATAGGAAAGTactgcttcttcctcctgtgagaagaaaagagaaggagaaaaaccaTTAAGAACATGTCCAAGGCAACTTGTAATACAGAAATGTTTATTGGGGCTCAGGATTCCTCTGAAGCAGTAGTTGtgtttacatcctgatccacagaaaGAGACACTTGGGAATGGCCTTTGCTTTTGAAATCTCTAGGCCATCCCTAGTGACATAGCCTGTCTAACCAGGCCACACCCCCTTatctttcccaaatagttctaccaactggggaccaatcactcaaatatatgagcctatagtgGCCATTCTCATTTCAACCACAAAGACTAACTTCATATCACTAAACACAAAGCCTCTGTGGATATTACAAAAAGGTAGTAATTCCAGTGTAGTTAACTCCATTAAATCAGGGTTATGTGGGGCCTGAATAAGCacaagatgataaaaaaaaatgctattaactcatctttttttattttgtttttttgttctttgagatgggggtctctctatgtagttctggctgtcctgaactacttacatagaccaggctggcctcaaacattcagagatttgcctacctctgcctccgggtgctgggattaagggagtgtCCACTACACCCAGTTTCTATCAAGtcctcttaaaatattttattacatttattatgtgTGCGTGCATGATGCATGTAGCCACAAccaaaggagaaagcaaaaggaaaggtttgttttaattaattatgtgtACGTGTATGTAGAACATAGAGATCAGACGATATcttgtaggaatcagttctctcctccatcacaggggtcctgggaatcaaactcgggtgtCAGCCTTGGTGACAGTACCTTTACCCGCTAAGCCGTTGCACTAGCCACATGTCATCTTTTTGACTAAGAACTTGTTCAGTGTTAGTAAATACTAAACATCTGAAGGGAAAATATGGATACCAAAGTTGTAGTCTtaaggaaaaacagaaatttagttgttcccatttttctgtttttattgtcttAATGAAAAATTGCAGAGAGGTGTcataaacaaccaaaaataaggaaaaaagaacCCAAAGTATACACACAAATTTAAGTTCctcacttgggaggtgaaggatctctgtgagttcaatgccagcctgggctacatagagagaaccggtctcaaaaccaaccaaactaaAGAAAGGTAAAGTTCCTAGttcaaatgaatgaatttataggggcccaagagatggctcagttgttaagaacacatactgttcttgatctgtgttcagttcccagcacctaagacagatggctcacaacaacctataactccagcttcagggcatctaaatcccttttctggtctctgctgccaactacacatatatacacatacataaatataaacacacacaatacacaattaaaacaaatctttctttttgctttaccCTTTggttattttatgtgtctgggtattttgcctgcacatatgttggtacaccatgtgtgtgcctggtacatggagaccagaagaggccattgtATCCCCTGGAATTACAGGGTCCTCTGGAatgcagccagggctcttaactgctgaatcctctcttcagcccttcctctttattttttcttgtttgtttttgttttgagacaaggtcccatgtagcccaggctggcctcaaactcaagtctGTAGCTTAGGATGGACTTAAACCGATcaccctgcctgcctccacctcaacTGCTGGGAGGTTCCTGTCTTGCCCTTCTCCTTGATCCTCCTGGTCTACCTACCCCTCTATACagtaattttgtgtatttttcagaGTTATTTTCCACTGtggtcagtgcttttaaccagcTAGAATATGCCCTAGAGagatggcctctgtgggcactgcacacactggatcccctgaaactggaattacagacatacatgcaggcaaaagactcatACATGTCAAAAAAAGTGAatctacaacaaaaacaaaaacacaagaaaatgtgaGCCAGTTtggtgtcacatacctttaatcctagcactcaggaggcagaggcaggtggatctctgtgagtttgaggccagcctgggctacatagcaagatcctgacTCAAGTTGAGATTTAAAAGATCCTGAAGCAGCACCCAGGAACTTTACCTTGGTGAAAGAGAGAAGACTTTTCGGGTCCATTCGTGGAGGCATCCCAATGCCAGAGGGATCCATCTTCAGAGCAAGTAAACAGATGATCCGGGTTGGATGGGTGGAAGTGGACCTCCCACACTAAGAGACAGAGGGAATCGATTGTAATAGTCCATGAAATGGAAGTTCAGCGACTTAACAGTCACACATTTTCTGGCTCTCTCCAAAAGTACTGGCTTTTTTCTGTTTGCACGTTTGTCACCAAAAGATTACATTCTATCACTTTTTACCTTTGAAGCCCTTGATTTTCAACTGACTTCAAAGTTTATAGTTCCCCAGCTCATTTGCACAGGAATAAGCTACTTGATTTTTATCTATTAGTGTGATTCTAGCATCTGGGAGACAGGTTtgtcttgaactcctaatcctgctgcctctgcctcccagctgctgggatccCACATGCCTGGCTGACCATTTCTTAAACAGGGTCAAGCTGCAGTACTGgtttgtttcctttcttgtgtttctatttgagcaaaggccagaagagggcgtcagaacCTCTGGGACTAGAGTAATCATTACAAGTTACAGCAGTGGCGTAtttctttagtcccagcactcaggaggcagagccagagggatctctgtgagttcgaggccagcctggtctacagagtgagttccaggacaggcactaaaactacatagagaaaccctgtctcaaaaaaaaaaaaagttatgagtcaacacatgggtgttgggaatagaACATGGGTTCGCTGGAAgaaccatctttccaaccccttgATTTTTTTGAATAATGAAATGATAAACAAAGAGtccctttctcaaaaagcaaacaggaaacaaaaggatCAGTTGGAGCTTGGGCTATAGCTCAGGGGCACAGCAGAGCACTTGATGAGGTCCTGGCCCAGTCCCCAGTAATGAGGAGTGGGAATCTGTTTTATCagagtggtggctcatgcccgtgatctcagcacttaggaagccaaggcaggaagactggTAAGGTGGagtccagtctgggctacacagtaagcaCCAGGCTAACTTAACCTGGCTAACCCATCTCAAACTCCacaaaactaattaattaatgagCAAATTAGCAAATGTGAAGTGATAATTTTATACAGAACAACCAGTAATCTGACAACACGCAACAGGACAGTTTGGCCCATTGActctatttctaaaaaaaaaaaaacaaaaacaaacaaatgaaaatcagcTCAGTAAGATGGGTAGTAATAGTGcatgcgcctttaatctcagtgctcgggaggcagaggcaggcagatctctgagttcaaggccagtatggttTAGAGTTGAGTTCTatgacagctagggctacacagagaaaccctgtctcaaacaaccaaaggagggaaaaaagagcATGCAGTAATACTGCAGTTCTAGATATGATGAAACATTAAAGAGCTTAAACACAGGAAAGGAATGCCTAGCTTATACTATGTAGATATTAACAGCTTTGATGTGAAATGATCCCTATGCATCATTATATGCTTATGTGAGTAACTCATCCAACAGAAACCTTCTGCATCTCCATAATACTTACTTTCAGCCTCGTGAGCCTTAAGTAAAGATACGGGCATGGTGCCTTGTCTAACATCCCAAATACTCAACATCCCGTCCTGGCCACCAGTAGCTACAACATGCTGCTGGTTGGGATGTCTGTCAACACAGTGGAGTGGCACTCGGTCACCAGTCCTTTTAAAGAAGATAGGACAATATCAAAGATGTGTGAAAGGACAATTTATCTTTGCATAACAAGAAACATACTTCATTTTATTAACCAAATGATAAAATTATGTGGCTGGAGATGCTAAATATTAGTGATGCCAAAAATTTTTAACTAAATTAAATATacttataaataataaagttttagaATTAAAGGCTACAATTACTCATTGTTCAATTTGGAAACACGGGAAGCAAAATAACAGAATGGTAAGATGTGTAAGAAAGATTTCCATTGAAAAGTACGTGTCaagctgaagagctggctcagcagttactcACAGGTGCAACtccagagacctgagttcagttcactGCACCCATATCagtggctcacagtcacctgcaaccccagcttcAGGAGCACCCTATAAACCTGTCCTGCGGGTACCTGCAATCATATGTACatagccacacagacacatacagtttagctaaaaataaatttaaaaataaaaatatgtataaattacACCGACTGTTTTATGCCTATGCTctgaattaatttatatttttaaaagtctgataCTGCATTTCAGTTTCTTGAGAAAGCAGCAAAGGTTATACATCTAGAAAGGGGATTTCAGCTCTGAAAAAATTATCTtgaattatattttcttctgaaatcaCATCTATAGTGTATTTTACTCACTACCAATACAATCATTTGATAAAACAGCAACAAGCTCTCTGTTCAACAGTATACACTTCAAATATATAAGGCTCTGAATCAATACAACAAACACTTGCTGAATTTAGGATGGCAGAATCAACTCTATCACGTTATCCTTGCTTTATCAATTGAATCATGCACCAGTGTCTCTGAAATGCATTGAAATGCAAAGTTGGGGGACAGgaacaaaatggctcagcagttaagagcacagactgctcttccagaggacctgggttcaattccagcacccacagggcagcacacaagtgtctataactccagtgccagggagtccagtgcactcttctggcctctgaggcacgacatgcatgtggtgtgcacatacacaagcaggcaaaacacccatacatataaaaataaatttaaaaaatgcaaagttGACTGCAGTTACCTACCAAACATAACTGTATCACCCCAATGAAGTGACAAGTCAAAACTTACAGTGATAGTATCTGACAGGGCTCACTTCCCTGTTGTCTGAAATCCCATATTTTTAGCTGTCCAATTGAGTTTACTGTAACGATCTCAGGAGTTCGAAGGAAGGTCACAGCATGGAGTGTGCTGCTGTCCGCATTATCTGCAAGTTTCAGAAATGGTAGTAGGTGTTAACAGGCCCTTCTAGAACACTGGTTGAAGcattacagtttcagaaatggTAGTAGGTGTTAACAGGCCCTTCTAGAACACTGGTTGAAGcattacagtttcagaaatggTAGTAGGTGTTAACAGGCCCCTTTAGAACACTGGTTGAAGCATTACAGTTTCTAATGACTCAGCATACTTTTAAATGGAGAAATGGATAGTAAAATGCATGCCTAGatgttctcttcctctctctggtaGAGAGCATCACTCACAGGGCAGCTGTTTTCTAAATGCAGGGCTGATttaccattttgtttttctatttcctctcaAGATTGCTatactgtggggctggagagatggctcagagggtaagagcaccgactgttcttccagaggtcctgagttcaattcccagcaaccacatggtggctcacaactatctgtaatgagatctggcaccctcttctgtatacataataaataaattaatgtttaaaaaaagattgctatactgaaatttctttttaatttttattttatttatttatttttttttcaagacaggttttcactgtatagccttgctgtcctggaactcactctgtaaaccaggctggccttgaactcacagcctctgctcccagggtgctgggattaaaagcatgagccaccactgcttggctttttataatttttttttcttggatttcctgAAGTGTTTAGACCTGAGGCCCATGATACATACTTCCAAACTTAACTTGTACCACTTCTGTACATTGCCAGCAGGCAGCAGCCCTTAGCAATTAAACAAGTGTTATAGCTCAGAAATTAAACAATTAGaacaaagaacacaagaaactgATGCCTGGGTGCAGTCCTTGGAGATTCTCATCTAAGAGGTCTAGAGTGGGGGACCAAGACTCTCCTCAGGCAAGTCTGAGGGAAGCAGTTAAGAACCACCTCACTAGCACAGGTCTAAACAGCACCGGAGTCTACCATCCCCGCTGCTAAAGATACC comes from the Onychomys torridus chromosome 19, mOncTor1.1, whole genome shotgun sequence genome and includes:
- the Nup43 gene encoding nucleoporin Nup43, producing the protein MEEIYAKFVSQKISKTRWRPVPSGSLQTAETFATGSWDNEENCVSLWSIGDFGNLDSDGGFEGDHQLLCDIRHHGDVMDLQFFDQERIVAASSTGCVTVFLHHPNNQTLSVSQQWPAAHHHTGPGSPSYGSAPCTGIVCDNPEIVTVGEDGRINLFRVDHKEAVRTIDNADSSTLHAVTFLRTPEIVTVNSIGQLKIWDFRQQGSEPCQILSLTGDRVPLHCVDRHPNQQHVVATGGQDGMLSIWDVRQGTMPVSLLKAHEAEMWEVHFHPSNPDHLFTCSEDGSLWHWDASTNGPEKSSLFHQGGRSSTFLSHSISNQASVHQSLISSWLSTDPAKDRIEITSLLPSRTLSVNSLDVLGPCLVCGTDAEAIYVTRQLFS